The Ciceribacter thiooxidans genome window below encodes:
- a CDS encoding F0F1 ATP synthase subunit epsilon, producing MSTGLHLVISTPATVLVDLDAVRSVRAEDESGSFGILTGHADLLTVLPASVVRWQDHEQRMHYCAQSGGVFTISGGREVRIACRRATVGDDLSRLEAEVEAMRSALVDTGRQSRVQHMRLHANAVRQLARLLGADAGSANRFNPSREEAP from the coding sequence ATGAGCACAGGCCTCCACCTCGTGATCAGCACGCCCGCGACCGTCCTTGTTGATCTCGACGCCGTCAGATCCGTGCGCGCCGAGGACGAAAGCGGCAGTTTCGGCATTCTGACCGGTCATGCGGATCTGCTGACGGTCCTGCCGGCCTCTGTCGTGCGGTGGCAGGATCACGAGCAGCGCATGCATTACTGCGCGCAGAGCGGCGGCGTGTTTACAATCTCCGGCGGCCGCGAGGTGCGTATTGCTTGCCGTCGGGCCACAGTCGGTGATGATCTTTCGCGCTTGGAGGCGGAAGTGGAGGCGATGCGCTCGGCGCTTGTCGATACCGGCCGCCAATCGCGCGTCCAACACATGCGCCTGCACGCCAACGCGGTTCGCCAGCTCGCACGGCTTCTCGGCGCCGACGCGGGCAGCGCCAACAGGTTCAACCCCTCCCGAGAGGAGGCGCCATGA